The stretch of DNA AAGTCAATAACCTTTATTGAACTGGACTTGGGCACACGCTTGTAGTAGGATCCCTCCTTCGGTGAACGGGATGAAACCTAGCAGTTATTAGCAAAGAATTAGCACGAACAGCATACACAATAATCTAAGTTGAATAATTTATAACTGCAAGGTCAAGTTAGTAAAAGAATAAAGTATACTTTATAATCAGGAACTTTAATGTACTCCGGAGAAACAAGAAGAATGTTCTCGGGCTTTAAATCAGTGTGAATGAGGCGCAAATCATGCATAACTGCAACACACATTACAGAGAAGATAAATATTTGACAAAAGCACGTTAGATAATCCTAGCGATCATGATCAAATAATTAAAAACAGTCATCAACAGATGACACCCTAAAATAATGGAATAATGATCTACAATAGCATACTACTGCAGGTACAAGGGGTGGCGGAAGTGTGCACACACATGCTAGACATTCCAACAGTTGTTTGGCAACCTCCCGAACTATGGCAACTGGGAATGAGCGGTAACTGTTTTTCCGCAGAAAATCATATAAGCTTGGCCCAAGCTTCTCACAGACCTGCCCACCATTCATTCAAATTCACCAATGTTTAAGCTCAGGGTTATCTCTTGTGGTTAGTTGATAACTCTGCCATAATCTAATGATGTACTTACAATACAGATATGGTTACGATAGTCAAACCAGTTCCGAATTTGAACACAACTGCAAAATAGACCAGCTTATATACAGGCAATCTTAACAAAGTAAATCACACACAGGAATAAAATATACACGGCAGGAATTGTGAAAGTAAAACTGAGGACTCACCTGGATCTGCTTTTTTCATATTTACAAAGCTGCTCGAGCATGCCAATTTCTATCATTGCAGCATCCCTGTACTTCTTAATTCCTCTGATGATCTTAATAGCAACCATTTCTTTCCGTTCCCTGTCCCAACATTCCAACACCTGACCAAAGGTACCTGATGTATTTGCAAACACGTAATCAATTATGAGCACATCCTGCCAACGTCAACAATAGCAGTGCGCAAGAAACGCCTTGAGAATTCTGACACATAAACAGATGTAAAGGCGGCTGTCCAAAACTGACCTTCACCCATTTTTGCATTAATCCTATCTGCAGACATAGATACAAACCATAAGAACAAAGATATGTAAAACGTCACTCAGTTCAGAAATAAACAAACAAACTTGTGAGAAGGTAATTACAGCGTGATGTCAGGTTGTCTCCCACAGCAAAAACATAATGTCCATCCTTGTCATCTTCTCTCAGAGGAGGCGTCACAAAACGAAAAAGCCCTTGGGTCTCCTGAGAGGAAACAATACCACCAGAAGATAGCCCCATTGTCATAGCACTAATTACATTTGCGACTTCTTCCCCACACAGTTTTTTTAGCTGCACCAGAAGACAATTATAAAAGATTATGCATAAAGTTTGTAAAAGAAATTCCATTTTGCAACAACCAAATTCAGGAGATAAATTATGTTCAGAGACTGTAAAATattttacaattgctaca from Triticum dicoccoides isolate Atlit2015 ecotype Zavitan chromosome 6A, WEW_v2.0, whole genome shotgun sequence encodes:
- the LOC119316987 gene encoding serine/threonine-protein kinase AFC2-like, which produces MECLAEMPHAPLDRRPRKRQRLGWDVGPEIPQLKKLCGEEVANVISAMTMGLSSGGIVSSQETQGLFRFVTPPLREDDKDGHYVFAVGDNLTSRYRINAKMGEGTFGQVLECWDRERKEMVAIKIIRGIKKYRDAAMIEIGMLEQLCKYEKSRSSCVQIRNWFDYRNHICIVCEKLGPSLYDFLRKNSYRSFPVAIVREVAKQLLECLAFMHDLRLIHTDLKPENILLVSPEYIKVPDYKVSSRSPKEGSYYKRVPKSSSIKVIDFGSTTYDQQDQTYVVSTRHYRAPEVILGLGWSYPCDIWSVGCILVELCTGEALFQTHENLEHLAMMERVLGPLPYHMLKKADRHGEKYVRKGRLNWPEGCASRESMKAVMKLPRLQNLVMQNVEHSAGDFINLLQGLLSYDPASRLTAQEALEHPFLTELSERRR